From the Desulfosarcina sp. BuS5 genome, one window contains:
- a CDS encoding BatD family protein, whose amino-acid sequence MIVYMHFIKKIFCLSIILAIIPVLTFSLNVYADISVELTLDRSSALLTDTVEMKVKVTGNRKSNFPDIDGLSSFDVVNGGTSTRLEIVNGRMSSGVEYTFYLTPLKLGSFVIGPARVRIKKNVYASNNVKLIVSKTRDNKSSDNKLKNENRSLFLKALISKSKLYVNQTVLYTLKLFRSEQVSDISIEMPEVENLVFESIAEPKKYRTIINSRQYEVIELKYILIPKKEGEYRIPAAVMRMTCYERSQRGNFFQDPFFQDPFFSMSSGKPVYLSSNEIQLDVEKLPDMNRPDNFSGLVGRFEIKAKLDPCEVKTNESATLTITVKGTGNVRQIPDLKLPDIAGLKVYQDKPRLNINKNDSSILGEKIMKWAIVPEKGGAYRIPVVGLSFFDPGQERYRELVTESFMLTSVKVPGERGRVINPSTADDAAAGGVGIKKKDKQEIVLIGKDIFPVHTAVDPIKGLKQQEFFNQIFIFLMLAPPFICLLLFAGRKFFKNNNKNRLIIRSKNARKEFMKRVRGKDIPMEKIHAAAIDYMNTRFLLKGGLLTSDEAHDFLIERGVSSNTASMFRKSIAYIESVIFTGEKTDNTDSIRDELIRIIKSLDREAQ is encoded by the coding sequence ATGATTGTATATATGCATTTTATAAAAAAAATATTCTGTCTTTCTATCATTCTGGCTATCATTCCGGTTTTAACATTTTCTTTAAATGTTTATGCAGATATCTCCGTCGAGCTTACCCTCGACCGGTCATCAGCTTTATTGACTGACACGGTTGAGATGAAAGTAAAAGTTACGGGAAATCGAAAAAGTAACTTTCCGGATATTGATGGGCTCTCTTCCTTTGATGTGGTCAATGGCGGTACTTCGACCAGGCTGGAAATAGTAAACGGCCGCATGAGCTCCGGCGTTGAATATACATTTTATCTTACCCCGTTAAAGCTGGGCAGTTTTGTTATCGGCCCGGCCCGGGTCAGGATAAAAAAGAATGTCTATGCAAGCAACAATGTCAAGCTGATAGTTTCAAAAACACGAGATAATAAATCAAGCGATAATAAATTAAAAAATGAAAACCGCTCCCTGTTTTTGAAAGCCCTGATTTCAAAAAGCAAACTCTATGTCAACCAGACTGTCCTCTATACCTTAAAGCTGTTCAGAAGTGAGCAGGTTTCCGATATATCCATTGAAATGCCCGAGGTTGAAAATCTTGTTTTTGAATCCATTGCAGAACCTAAAAAATACCGCACAATAATAAATTCCAGACAATATGAAGTCATCGAGCTGAAATATATATTAATACCAAAGAAGGAAGGAGAATACAGAATCCCGGCGGCTGTCATGAGGATGACCTGCTATGAAAGAAGCCAGCGCGGGAATTTTTTTCAGGATCCTTTTTTCCAGGATCCTTTTTTCAGTATGTCGAGTGGAAAACCGGTCTATCTTTCATCCAATGAGATTCAACTCGATGTTGAAAAGCTTCCTGATATGAACAGGCCGGATAATTTCAGCGGTCTGGTCGGCAGGTTTGAAATAAAGGCAAAGCTGGATCCCTGCGAGGTTAAGACAAACGAATCCGCCACATTAACCATAACCGTCAAAGGCACAGGTAATGTAAGGCAGATACCTGATTTGAAGCTTCCCGATATAGCTGGGCTTAAAGTATACCAGGACAAACCGCGGTTGAATATTAACAAGAATGATTCTTCAATTTTGGGTGAAAAGATTATGAAATGGGCCATTGTTCCGGAAAAGGGCGGCGCATATAGAATACCTGTTGTAGGGCTGTCGTTTTTTGATCCTGGGCAAGAGCGTTACCGGGAACTCGTGACAGAGTCTTTTATGTTAACGTCTGTTAAGGTTCCCGGTGAAAGAGGGCGGGTGATCAATCCATCAACTGCGGATGATGCTGCCGCCGGCGGCGTGGGAATAAAAAAGAAGGATAAACAGGAGATAGTGCTTATAGGGAAGGATATTTTCCCTGTGCATACTGCGGTCGATCCGATTAAAGGATTGAAACAGCAGGAATTTTTTAATCAGATATTTATCTTTCTTATGTTGGCGCCTCCTTTTATCTGTCTGCTGCTATTTGCCGGCAGAAAATTTTTCAAAAATAATAACAAAAACAGATTAATTATAAGATCAAAGAATGCAAGAAAAGAGTTTATGAAAAGAGTTCGGGGCAAAGATATACCCATGGAAAAAATTCATGCAGCCGCCATCGATTATATGAATACCAGGTTCCTGTTAAAAGGCGGGTTGCTGACATCTGATGAAGCCCATGACTTTTTGATCGAGAGAGGGGTATCCTCCAATACGGCTTCCATGTTCAGGAAGAGTATTGCGTATATCGAATCAGTAATTTTTACGGGCGAAAAAACAGATAATACGGATTCAATTCGGGATGAATTGATACGGATTATTAAATCCCTGGACAGGGAGGCGCAATGA
- a CDS encoding VWA domain-containing protein, whose protein sequence is MKFESAWAFYLLFIIPVIIFLIVFKNRKKKVALGLFADANLLPDLIWPGLAGNVKKGILFFKGLFFVFAVIFLILACAGPRWGSHYQDVQRKGVDIIFLLDVSSSMQAQDVKPDRLERAKREITDFLKIVEGDRVGLVLFAGDAFVQSPLTLDYDALSMFLASVTLDTLPVPGTDIGNGIKTALNAFNFKFATDKVIVLITDGEDNEGRGLQQAAKAMEKGVKIFVYGIGDPSGAPIPDETGGFKKDKDGNLIMSKLNEKDLRKISEVADGRYVRSVTGDLDLDRLYFEGIKKKTEAKDLESGKIKVFEERFYIFTWLSIIFLIIEGVIGLKRRCTGFFLIVAALIFCSENRGVANENPEELYQQGHYQEAEKAFIKKDMNHPEDVRNRYNRGCASFQNSNYEGASAAFRSALKRTDDKKISFRAAYNLGASLFKQGDMQAAADAFKQAIKLNPGDEDSRYNYELALKMAEEKKQQEQKQKEKQDKGQDQNNKDDKKKEDSKDQNKEQDNKKQGNNDANNPEDQNKKNQGGKSNEKKKAENKNQDNGPDGQNDHDRNKEEPEQGKKPDHLGNGGNESQGAGTSGEYQAGDMNRNEAEAFLDNIDENPSEINRFRFRGKDRLPSSGKDW, encoded by the coding sequence GTGAAGTTTGAATCTGCCTGGGCATTTTATCTTTTGTTTATTATTCCGGTAATAATATTTCTGATTGTATTTAAAAACCGCAAAAAAAAGGTTGCGCTCGGGCTCTTTGCAGATGCGAATCTTTTGCCGGATCTGATTTGGCCGGGTTTGGCCGGGAATGTAAAAAAAGGGATACTGTTTTTTAAAGGACTCTTCTTTGTATTTGCTGTTATTTTTCTAATTCTGGCATGCGCCGGACCCAGATGGGGATCTCATTATCAGGACGTGCAGCGTAAAGGCGTTGATATCATTTTTTTGCTTGATGTATCTTCCAGTATGCAGGCTCAGGATGTTAAACCGGACAGGCTTGAAAGGGCCAAGCGAGAGATAACCGATTTTTTAAAGATAGTAGAGGGCGACAGGGTAGGGCTGGTTCTCTTTGCAGGGGATGCTTTTGTCCAGTCTCCTTTAACACTCGATTATGATGCTCTCTCCATGTTTTTAGCCAGTGTCACCCTGGATACTTTGCCTGTTCCGGGGACTGATATTGGTAATGGGATTAAAACAGCCTTGAATGCCTTTAACTTTAAATTTGCAACGGACAAAGTGATTGTACTAATAACCGACGGAGAAGATAACGAGGGGCGGGGGCTGCAACAGGCTGCCAAAGCAATGGAGAAAGGCGTGAAAATATTTGTCTATGGCATTGGAGATCCTTCAGGCGCTCCAATACCGGATGAAACAGGTGGATTTAAAAAGGATAAAGACGGCAACCTTATCATGTCTAAACTCAATGAAAAAGATTTAAGAAAAATATCGGAAGTTGCAGATGGACGGTACGTCAGGTCCGTAACCGGAGATCTTGACCTGGACAGGCTCTATTTTGAAGGGATAAAAAAAAAGACAGAGGCAAAAGATCTTGAAAGCGGTAAAATCAAGGTTTTTGAAGAGAGGTTTTATATATTCACCTGGCTTTCCATTATTTTTCTTATTATCGAGGGAGTTATCGGCCTTAAAAGACGCTGCACAGGATTCTTCCTGATTGTTGCCGCTCTTATTTTTTGTTCGGAAAATCGCGGGGTTGCGAATGAGAACCCTGAAGAACTCTATCAGCAGGGGCATTACCAGGAAGCGGAAAAGGCTTTTATCAAAAAAGATATGAATCACCCTGAAGATGTTCGCAACAGGTACAATCGGGGCTGCGCATCTTTCCAGAATTCGAATTACGAAGGCGCTTCCGCTGCATTTCGGAGCGCCTTAAAAAGAACTGATGACAAGAAAATTTCGTTTAGGGCGGCATATAATCTCGGCGCTTCCCTTTTTAAGCAGGGTGATATGCAGGCTGCTGCCGATGCTTTCAAACAGGCGATCAAGTTAAATCCGGGAGATGAGGATTCAAGATATAATTACGAGCTTGCTTTAAAGATGGCGGAAGAAAAGAAGCAGCAGGAGCAAAAGCAGAAAGAAAAACAGGATAAAGGCCAGGATCAGAATAACAAAGATGACAAGAAAAAAGAGGATTCAAAGGATCAAAATAAAGAACAGGACAATAAAAAACAGGGTAATAATGATGCGAACAACCCTGAAGATCAGAACAAAAAAAATCAAGGCGGGAAGAGTAACGAAAAAAAGAAGGCGGAGAATAAAAACCAGGATAACGGTCCGGATGGCCAAAATGATCATGACAGGAATAAAGAGGAGCCGGAGCAGGGGAAAAAGCCCGATCATCTGGGGAACGGTGGTAATGAAAGTCAGGGTGCCGGTACCTCAGGGGAATATCAAGCCGGCGATATGAACAGGAATGAGGCTGAAGCCTTTCTCGATAATATTGACGAAAATCCTTCGGAAATTAATCGTTTCAGGTTTCGCGGAAAGGATCGTCTTCCTTCATCCGGCAAGGATTGGTAG